One Ignavibacterium album JCM 16511 genomic region harbors:
- a CDS encoding phosphate-starvation-inducible PsiE family protein, with product MIKEKIISLLNHIEDIIYFIVALLLVSSAVLLVYNEIVSFPEFFRAENQVQTIIEIISKTLLLVMVLEILYTVRITIKEHVLCSEPFLIVGLIAAIRRILIISVETAYFQERINMYMLEIGVLSGMILIFVVSIVLLKKYK from the coding sequence ATGATTAAAGAAAAAATAATAAGTCTTTTAAATCATATTGAAGACATAATTTATTTTATCGTCGCACTTTTACTTGTATCCAGTGCAGTATTATTGGTTTACAATGAAATAGTTTCATTTCCTGAATTTTTTAGAGCTGAAAATCAGGTTCAAACAATAATTGAAATAATTTCAAAAACACTTTTGTTAGTCATGGTTCTTGAAATTCTTTACACAGTAAGAATAACAATTAAAGAACATGTTTTATGTTCGGAACCTTTTTTAATTGTTGGTTTGATTGCTGCAATTAGAAGAATATTAATTATCAGTGTTGAGACTGCTTATTTTCAAGAAAGGATAAATATGTATATGCTGGAAATCGGTGTGTTGAGCGGGATGATTTTAATTTTTGTAGTTTCAATTGTACTTTTAAAAAAATATAAATAA
- a CDS encoding NAD(P)/FAD-dependent oxidoreductase, producing MARLLILGAGIAGQTAALHARRKLSSKHEVVVVSPNSKWNWIPSNIWVGTGYMKPEQVTFPLAPVYKKTGIIFHQAKAISIHPEGDSTTSMPYVTIEYTDDKVGQTEKITYDYLINATGPKLNFDATKGLGPGKNSLSVCTYLHADETSKHLKEKIERMKKGEKQTFLIGTGHGNCTCQGAAFEYLFNLEFVLRKNNVRDKAEIMWISNESELGDFGMGGMFLKRGGYITHSRIFTESLYTERGIEWITQAHVKEVMPGEVVYENLDGEEKSIKQDFAMLLPPFSGVGMKAYDKNNNDITSDMFLPNGFMIVDADYSKKPYEEWKPSDWPQTYQSPKYKNIFAAGIAFAPPHSISKPMINPNGIPIYPTPPRTGMPSGVMARQIAFNIVDMINGKADEPKRKASLANMGAACIASAGANFFKGTAASMTMYPIIPDFEKYPDTGRDLRYTSGEIGLAGHWIKHFLHFAFIYKAKANPLWIVVPE from the coding sequence ATGGCTCGCCTTCTGATTTTAGGAGCGGGAATAGCCGGACAAACCGCCGCTCTGCATGCACGCCGAAAATTAAGCAGCAAACATGAAGTTGTTGTTGTTTCACCAAATAGCAAATGGAATTGGATTCCATCAAATATTTGGGTTGGAACAGGTTATATGAAACCAGAGCAGGTTACTTTTCCATTAGCACCTGTTTACAAAAAAACCGGAATTATTTTTCATCAGGCAAAAGCAATTAGCATTCATCCTGAAGGTGATTCAACAACATCAATGCCTTATGTTACTATTGAATATACTGATGATAAAGTTGGACAAACAGAAAAAATAACTTATGATTATTTGATTAATGCCACTGGACCGAAACTAAATTTTGATGCAACAAAAGGATTGGGACCAGGGAAAAATAGTTTGTCAGTTTGTACTTATTTGCATGCCGATGAAACTTCAAAACATCTCAAAGAAAAAATTGAAAGAATGAAGAAAGGAGAAAAGCAAACTTTCTTGATCGGAACTGGTCACGGTAATTGTACTTGTCAAGGTGCTGCTTTTGAATATTTATTCAATTTGGAATTTGTTTTAAGAAAAAATAATGTTCGTGATAAAGCAGAAATTATGTGGATTTCAAATGAATCAGAACTTGGTGATTTTGGAATGGGTGGAATGTTTTTAAAACGTGGTGGTTACATTACTCATAGCAGAATTTTTACTGAATCTCTTTATACTGAGCGTGGAATTGAATGGATAACCCAAGCTCACGTTAAAGAAGTTATGCCAGGTGAAGTAGTCTATGAAAATCTTGACGGAGAAGAAAAGTCAATTAAGCAAGATTTTGCAATGCTGCTCCCACCATTTAGCGGTGTTGGAATGAAAGCGTACGATAAAAACAATAATGACATAACTTCCGATATGTTTTTACCAAATGGCTTTATGATTGTTGATGCAGATTATTCTAAGAAACCTTATGAAGAATGGAAACCTTCTGATTGGCCTCAAACATATCAATCACCAAAGTATAAAAATATTTTTGCAGCAGGAATTGCATTTGCTCCACCACATTCAATTTCAAAACCAATGATAAATCCAAATGGAATTCCAATTTATCCAACCCCACCAAGAACCGGAATGCCTTCTGGAGTAATGGCTCGACAAATTGCATTTAACATAGTTGATATGATTAACGGCAAAGCAGATGAACCAAAACGGAAAGCATCGCTCGCAAATATGGGTGCTGCTTGTATTGCAAGTGCTGGTGCTAATTTCTTTAAAGGTACGGCTGCATCAATGACTATGTATCCAATCATTCCGGATTTTGAAAAATATCCTGATACAGGAAGAGACTTGAGATATACTTCCGGTGAAATTGGATTAGCAGGACATTGGATAAAACACTTTTTACATTTTGCATTTATTTATAAAGCTAAAGCAAACCCACTTTGGATTGTTGTTCCAGAATAA
- the cydD gene encoding thiol reductant ABC exporter subunit CydD, which yields MLFNKKLFSLVDLDKSKFYFTIIFGVFVSVFTIAQAFLLSRIINNVFLLNYKLWQVDTLIILFIISFSLKASLQFLQSSFSAKFTISIKKKLREDIIENIIKIGPIKIKSERTGEIVNTLLNGVDKLEDYFSKFLPQIFLSAFIPLIILLFVLPRDFLSAIIFVVTAPIIPTFMFLIGSASESLNKKQWKTLSRMSAYFFDVLQGIPTLKLFNRSKETIKRIEEISNIFRIKTLKVLRVAFLSALVLEVASTISVAIIAVAIGLRLLNGDFNFADALFILIIAPEFYLPLRQLGVSYHSGMEGVAAFERIDNLLELKNNIKDESEIKESFSYDAQSEIKFENVSFTYEGRNQKALDSISFTIEPNKFTALIGQTGSGKTTLMNLLLKFLQVENGTIKIGNHNLNDISTIEWRKNISWLPQNPHLFNTTILENLLLAKEDATKEEIIEACKKAKIHHLISSLPNGYESKVSETGENFSGGEIQRLALARAYLRNAKIIFVDEPTANLDATTEHEIINDMLKLFNGKTIIMIAHKLNTIIRADKIIVLKNGKVIDEGNHQELMQKSDYYKKLISNMNQ from the coding sequence ATGCTCTTTAATAAAAAACTATTTTCATTAGTTGATTTAGATAAATCGAAATTTTACTTCACAATTATCTTTGGTGTTTTTGTCTCCGTTTTTACAATTGCACAAGCATTTCTTTTAAGTAGAATCATCAACAATGTTTTCCTGTTAAACTATAAATTATGGCAAGTTGATACTTTAATAATTTTATTTATTATTTCTTTTTCTCTTAAAGCATCTCTACAATTTTTACAGAGTAGTTTTTCAGCAAAATTTACTATCTCGATCAAAAAAAAATTACGCGAAGATATTATTGAAAATATTATTAAAATCGGACCGATTAAAATTAAGTCGGAAAGAACTGGAGAAATTGTAAATACACTTCTGAATGGTGTTGATAAGTTAGAAGATTATTTCTCAAAATTTTTGCCTCAAATATTTTTATCAGCTTTTATCCCATTGATTATTTTACTTTTTGTTCTTCCGCGTGATTTTCTTTCAGCAATTATCTTTGTTGTAACAGCTCCGATAATTCCAACATTTATGTTTTTAATTGGCTCTGCTTCCGAAAGTCTGAATAAAAAACAATGGAAAACTTTAAGCAGAATGAGTGCATATTTTTTTGATGTGCTTCAAGGAATTCCGACTTTAAAATTATTCAACCGCTCAAAAGAAACAATTAAAAGAATTGAAGAGATATCAAACATTTTTAGAATCAAAACATTAAAGGTGCTTCGAGTTGCATTTTTATCTGCGTTGGTTTTGGAAGTAGCTTCAACAATAAGTGTCGCAATTATAGCTGTTGCAATTGGATTAAGATTGCTCAATGGTGATTTCAACTTTGCTGATGCACTTTTCATTTTAATTATTGCTCCGGAATTTTATTTGCCGCTTCGTCAACTCGGTGTTAGTTATCATTCAGGAATGGAAGGCGTTGCAGCGTTTGAAAGAATTGATAACCTATTAGAATTAAAAAATAATATCAAAGATGAATCTGAGATTAAAGAAAGTTTTTCGTACGATGCACAATCAGAAATAAAATTTGAAAATGTTTCTTTCACTTATGAAGGAAGAAATCAAAAAGCACTTGATTCCATTTCATTTACAATCGAACCGAATAAATTTACTGCGCTGATTGGACAAACCGGTTCCGGGAAGACAACTTTGATGAATCTTCTTTTGAAGTTTTTACAAGTTGAAAACGGAACAATCAAAATCGGAAATCATAACTTGAATGACATTAGTACCATTGAATGGAGAAAAAATATTTCGTGGCTTCCGCAGAATCCACATTTGTTTAATACAACGATTTTAGAAAATTTATTACTTGCAAAAGAAGACGCAACAAAAGAAGAAATTATTGAAGCGTGTAAAAAAGCAAAGATCCATCATTTAATTTCTTCTCTGCCAAATGGTTACGAATCAAAAGTTAGTGAGACAGGCGAAAATTTTAGCGGTGGTGAAATTCAGAGATTGGCTTTAGCTCGAGCTTATTTAAGAAATGCAAAAATAATTTTTGTAGATGAACCAACGGCAAATCTTGATGCAACAACAGAACACGAAATTATTAATGATATGTTAAAACTTTTTAATGGTAAAACAATAATTATGATTGCTCATAAATTAAATACGATTATTCGCGCCGATAAAATTATAGTTTTAAAAAATGGTAAAGTGATTGATGAAGGTAATCATCAAGAGCTGATGCAAAAATCCGACTATTACAAAAAACTAATTTCCAATATGAATCAGTAA
- the cydC gene encoding thiol reductant ABC exporter subunit CydC — protein MFKTFFKIASLSLEYRWWMLLAALMAFFTVGSGIGLMMTSSYIIASAAIQTPIFQLQVAIVGVRFFGISRGIFRYLERYISHEVTFKILGKLRVWFFKSIEPLIPSKKKDLTSGDLLSRSIEDIESLEHIFVRVISPVLVYFAVAVLMFFLLSLFNIKYAIIFLLMFFFSAISIPSLTYLLSKNLGKKIIQLKAQLKEKAVDSIQGLPELIFYEQTEKWQKKFRDFENQLLSSEKKMMSIQSLHESLTGVAMNFTVAILILIAIPDVTDGILNGVYLSVITIGIMASFEIVNQIPLAFQYLGKSVEAGERLLEIINYEKNKIDQVGTIDKKDFTSSIVFSEVSFSYTGKKNVIENLSFEIKKNEIVAVVGESGSGKSTLVNLLTKLWKDYSGKILIDKTDYKNISDESIRDLISVVPQNVHLFTGTIRENLLIAKENSTEDEIYEALKKSELLDFVESLPEKLETNIGELGKKLSGGEIKRLGIARAILRNSPIIIFDEVTEHLDTITEKNILSMIKQLSRDRSILFISHRLNQMEMFDEVIVMSDGRIIEKSKHKDLIEQKGFYYKLLSSQNKKLENLNV, from the coding sequence ATGTTTAAAACATTTTTTAAAATAGCGTCGTTGAGTTTAGAATATCGTTGGTGGATGTTGCTTGCTGCTTTGATGGCATTCTTCACTGTCGGTAGTGGAATTGGATTGATGATGACTTCTTCATACATAATTGCGAGTGCTGCAATACAAACTCCAATTTTTCAATTACAAGTTGCAATTGTTGGTGTTCGTTTCTTTGGAATATCACGAGGAATTTTTCGCTATCTTGAAAGATACATCTCTCACGAAGTGACATTTAAAATTCTTGGCAAACTTCGTGTATGGTTCTTCAAATCAATTGAACCTTTAATTCCATCAAAGAAAAAAGATTTAACAAGCGGTGATTTACTGTCGCGTTCGATAGAAGATATCGAAAGTCTTGAACACATTTTTGTTCGTGTCATCTCTCCGGTTCTGGTATATTTTGCAGTTGCTGTATTGATGTTTTTTTTACTTAGTTTATTCAATATCAAGTATGCAATTATTTTCTTGTTAATGTTTTTCTTCTCTGCAATTAGCATTCCTTCGCTAACTTATTTGTTAAGTAAAAATTTAGGGAAGAAGATTATTCAACTAAAAGCTCAGTTAAAAGAAAAAGCTGTTGATAGCATTCAAGGATTACCGGAATTAATTTTTTATGAACAAACTGAAAAATGGCAAAAAAAATTTCGAGATTTTGAAAATCAACTTTTATCTTCCGAAAAGAAAATGATGTCGATACAATCATTGCACGAAAGTTTAACTGGCGTGGCAATGAATTTTACTGTTGCAATTCTTATATTGATTGCAATTCCCGATGTGACAGACGGAATTTTAAATGGAGTTTATCTTTCTGTCATTACAATTGGAATAATGGCATCATTTGAAATTGTTAATCAGATTCCACTTGCATTTCAATACTTAGGAAAAAGTGTAGAAGCAGGTGAACGGCTTTTAGAAATTATAAATTATGAAAAAAATAAAATTGATCAAGTAGGCACAATTGATAAAAAAGATTTTACTTCATCAATAGTATTTAGCGAGGTTTCATTTTCATATACTGGTAAAAAAAATGTAATCGAAAATCTTTCTTTTGAAATAAAGAAAAATGAAATAGTCGCCGTTGTTGGTGAAAGTGGCAGCGGCAAATCAACCTTGGTTAATCTTTTAACAAAACTTTGGAAAGATTATTCAGGAAAAATTTTGATAGATAAAACTGATTATAAAAATATTTCTGATGAAAGTATTCGTGATTTAATTTCAGTTGTTCCGCAAAATGTTCATTTGTTTACAGGAACAATCAGAGAAAATCTATTGATAGCAAAAGAGAATTCAACCGAAGATGAAATTTATGAAGCATTAAAAAAATCAGAGTTGCTTGATTTTGTTGAAAGTCTTCCCGAAAAATTAGAAACAAATATTGGTGAACTCGGCAAAAAATTAAGTGGCGGAGAAATAAAGAGATTAGGAATTGCAAGAGCAATTTTGAGAAACTCACCAATAATTATTTTTGATGAAGTTACTGAACATCTCGATACAATTACAGAAAAAAATATTTTAAGTATGATTAAACAACTTAGCAGAGATAGAAGTATTTTATTTATCTCTCATCGTTTGAATCAAATGGAAATGTTTGACGAAGTAATTGTGATGTCTGATGGTAGAATTATAGAAAAAAGCAAACATAAAGATTTAATCGAACAAAAAGGATTTTATTACAAATTGCTATCATCACAAAATAAAAAATTAGAAAATTTAAATGTTTGA
- a CDS encoding NifB/NifX family molybdenum-iron cluster-binding protein yields the protein MLILIGSDGNKLESPIAKRFGHADYFILYNTETKSFEAFENIDEGHNHENLQQFLDKGVEAFIVGNIGPHAFEVINTSKSKVFLARKMSIQEAIDKFLKGELKQLTEPTAKHSIGHGKDEEHHHHHKGEQHHGRGRHSHDE from the coding sequence ATGCTAATACTTATCGGTTCTGATGGAAATAAATTGGAAAGCCCAATTGCAAAAAGATTTGGACACGCCGATTATTTTATCCTTTACAATACTGAAACAAAATCTTTTGAAGCATTTGAGAATATTGATGAAGGACATAATCACGAAAATCTTCAACAGTTTTTGGATAAAGGTGTTGAGGCATTTATTGTTGGGAATATCGGTCCACACGCTTTTGAAGTCATTAATACATCCAAAAGCAAAGTTTTTCTTGCAAGAAAAATGTCCATACAAGAAGCAATAGATAAATTCTTAAAAGGCGAATTAAAACAATTGACCGAACCAACTGCTAAACATAGTATTGGACACGGTAAAGATGAAGAACATCACCACCATCACAAGGGTGAACAGCATCACGGAAGAGGAAGACATAGTCACGATGAATGA
- a CDS encoding MFS transporter, whose translation MLDKNSFAFIWHAFWLSLAETFTDKNSVLPGLILLAGGTQTDIGTLTAIMIGVPLISQIVFASLLLKKPYKKKYLLIGIYLRVTAFLGVALSIYFLKEFTPQLFILIVFLWMALFSISGAFAGISYNDLLGKSIESIKRKKFFVIKQLTTSVGILISAFVLKKLFIGFSYPDNYKYAFTLAGILLFIGTFGYYFVKERSTIVDENEISFIKIIKSIPSQLAQNKNLKYLVIISNLIGLTITITPFYIAYARKLFVLNNELISNFLFYQIIGMIFSNLFWHYLIKRIAFKGMIKISVLLYSIVPVSALILSQLNSVEIFPLLFLLVGAAISANRIAIDGALIEISDDSNRVLFTGIFGSLNIVSVIFPLLISFIIAEFSYQIVFIIFPLITLTAYYFIRKMDCPADMDLLDTIK comes from the coding sequence ATGTTGGATAAGAATTCCTTTGCTTTTATCTGGCACGCATTCTGGCTTTCATTAGCTGAAACTTTTACTGATAAAAATTCTGTTCTGCCCGGTTTAATTTTACTTGCTGGTGGAACGCAAACTGATATTGGAACTCTGACTGCAATAATGATTGGAGTTCCATTAATCTCTCAAATCGTTTTTGCCTCGCTACTTCTTAAAAAACCATACAAGAAAAAGTATTTACTTATTGGAATCTATCTAAGGGTAACTGCTTTTTTAGGCGTCGCACTATCAATTTATTTCTTGAAAGAATTTACTCCGCAACTTTTTATTCTGATAGTATTTTTGTGGATGGCTTTGTTTTCAATCAGCGGAGCTTTTGCAGGAATATCTTATAATGATTTGCTCGGTAAAAGTATTGAGAGTATAAAGAGAAAGAAATTTTTTGTAATTAAACAATTAACAACTAGTGTTGGCATTTTAATCTCTGCATTTGTTCTAAAAAAACTTTTCATTGGATTTTCATACCCCGATAATTATAAATATGCATTTACTTTGGCTGGTATTTTATTATTTATCGGCACATTCGGGTATTACTTTGTTAAAGAACGCTCCACGATTGTTGATGAAAATGAAATTAGCTTTATAAAAATTATCAAGAGTATTCCATCTCAACTTGCACAAAACAAAAACCTAAAATACCTTGTTATAATTTCTAATCTTATAGGTTTAACAATAACTATAACTCCGTTTTATATTGCTTATGCACGAAAGTTGTTCGTATTAAATAACGAACTGATAAGTAACTTTTTATTCTATCAGATCATTGGGATGATATTTTCTAATTTATTCTGGCATTATCTGATCAAAAGAATTGCATTTAAGGGAATGATAAAAATTTCTGTGTTACTCTATTCTATTGTCCCTGTTTCAGCTTTGATATTAAGTCAACTTAATTCAGTGGAAATTTTCCCATTATTATTTTTATTAGTTGGTGCAGCAATAAGTGCAAATAGAATTGCAATTGATGGAGCTTTAATTGAAATAAGTGATGATTCAAATAGAGTTTTGTTTACTGGAATATTTGGTTCATTAAATATTGTATCAGTTATTTTTCCTTTACTGATTAGTTTTATAATAGCGGAATTTTCTTACCAGATTGTATTCATAATTTTTCCACTCATTACTTTAACTGCATATTATTTTATTCGTAAAATGGATTGCCCGGCTGATATGGATCTATTAGATACAATTAAATGA
- a CDS encoding sigma-54-dependent Fis family transcriptional regulator translates to MSEVQQIIDKNTETLIIPDGIIVIGKDKNIIVFNEAASRITGFSEDEVIGENFEFLFKKNIDEKRFIIDALEENLSISNLSINITDFKGNLKNVLASISPIKRDGNVLSVVFVFRDTKEMLSLAEEINEKTLELIDQKNKLDAIFNSNIEGTFTIDNDWTVTSFNTSAEKITGYKKTEAIGKKCWEIFNSSICRNGCHMEQTLLKGKAMVGNELEIVHKNGIKIPIRVNSNILINNKNEKIGAVETFLDISELKNLSAHLNDFFKYENIVGRNKEIKQIISVLESVSQTDTTVLITGESGTGKELAARAIHLNSSRKTGPFIAVNCSAFVESLIESELFGHEKGAFTGAIKTKIGKFELAQGGTLFLDEIGDLSIAVQTKLLRVLETREFERVGGNKTIKMDARIIAATNKNLMDEIAAGRFREDLFYRLNVINIHLPPLRERMDDLPLIINHFIESFNQKFNKNIKQFSSSAFDILMEYNWPGNIRELENVIEHCFVLCSGDIIQVECLPKRLREQKPKKSDSQNQNPKKGFKDAERELIISILEKNNHNRTKAAKELNINPSTLWRKMKKLGIKV, encoded by the coding sequence ATGTCAGAAGTTCAGCAAATAATTGATAAGAATACAGAAACATTAATTATTCCTGATGGAATCATAGTAATTGGTAAAGATAAAAATATTATTGTCTTTAATGAGGCAGCATCACGCATTACTGGTTTTTCTGAAGATGAGGTTATTGGAGAGAATTTTGAATTCTTATTCAAAAAAAATATTGATGAAAAAAGATTTATCATCGATGCACTCGAAGAAAATTTATCAATCAGTAACCTTTCAATCAACATAACTGATTTTAAAGGAAATCTTAAAAATGTTCTGGCTTCTATATCGCCAATTAAAAGAGATGGTAATGTTTTAAGCGTTGTTTTTGTTTTTAGAGATACAAAAGAAATGCTTTCGTTAGCTGAGGAGATTAATGAAAAAACTTTAGAATTGATCGATCAAAAAAACAAACTTGATGCGATTTTTAACAGCAACATTGAAGGCACTTTTACAATTGATAACGATTGGACTGTAACTTCATTTAATACCTCTGCAGAAAAAATAACCGGTTATAAAAAAACAGAGGCGATCGGAAAAAAGTGTTGGGAAATTTTTAATTCATCAATTTGCCGCAATGGATGCCATATGGAACAGACACTGCTAAAAGGAAAAGCTATGGTTGGCAATGAATTAGAAATTGTTCATAAAAACGGAATAAAAATTCCCATACGAGTTAACTCAAATATCTTGATAAATAATAAGAACGAAAAAATTGGAGCTGTTGAAACTTTTCTTGACATATCTGAACTTAAAAATTTATCTGCACACTTAAATGACTTTTTTAAGTATGAAAACATAGTTGGAAGAAATAAAGAGATTAAACAAATTATTTCTGTGCTTGAAAGTGTATCGCAAACAGACACTACAGTTTTGATTACAGGTGAAAGCGGTACAGGAAAAGAATTAGCCGCACGCGCAATTCATTTAAACAGCTCACGAAAAACAGGACCTTTTATAGCTGTCAATTGCAGTGCATTTGTTGAATCACTTATTGAAAGTGAATTATTCGGACACGAGAAAGGTGCCTTTACCGGTGCGATAAAAACTAAGATTGGAAAGTTTGAACTTGCTCAAGGTGGTACTTTATTTCTTGATGAAATTGGTGATCTATCTATTGCAGTACAAACAAAACTTTTAAGAGTTTTAGAAACGCGGGAATTTGAGAGAGTCGGTGGAAACAAAACAATAAAAATGGATGCGAGAATAATTGCTGCAACAAATAAAAATCTTATGGATGAAATTGCTGCAGGAAGATTTCGCGAAGATTTATTTTACCGACTTAATGTAATTAACATACACCTGCCGCCTTTGCGTGAAAGAATGGATGACCTGCCTTTGATAATCAATCATTTTATTGAATCTTTTAATCAAAAGTTCAATAAAAATATAAAACAATTTTCATCATCTGCATTTGATATTTTAATGGAATACAATTGGCCCGGGAATATCAGAGAATTGGAAAATGTAATTGAGCATTGTTTTGTTCTTTGCAGTGGAGATATAATTCAAGTTGAGTGCCTGCCAAAAAGATTGCGTGAACAAAAACCTAAAAAGTCTGATTCACAAAATCAGAATCCTAAAAAAGGATTTAAAGATGCCGAAAGAGAATTGATAATTTCTATTTTAGAAAAGAATAATCACAACCGCACAAAAGCAGCAAAGGAACTTAACATTAATCCATCAACACTTTGGAGAAAGATGAAAAAACTGGGAATAAAAGTTTAA
- a CDS encoding radical SAM protein, with translation MKNKKNSWLRNIVETLCRKLEKSILKDKALKCKVVYGPVRSRRLGLVLGINNVKPGICSYNCIYCQSGKTSCCSICTNNCLSPYELFVSVKNKIEEIKKMGKNIDYILFAGSGDPAIDTSLSQEIQLLREFDYKIAVFTNSALLWNENIQENLMYADYVSLKIDTANEETWLKINRPHERLKYDLILKGIEQFSKKFRGTLTTETMLIKNFNDNENEIKQLGNFLNTLKRNASYFMTPIYPPAEKYAVSPDEDTLKKLSEIIKTNVPNSMMLCCPDKEEFFTTDDFENELLGLLELHPVNEEAVTTFAKANDKIDILQGLLANKLIEKSIFANKKYYKLAETK, from the coding sequence ATGAAAAATAAAAAGAATTCCTGGCTAAGAAATATAGTAGAAACACTTTGCAGAAAGCTTGAAAAAAGTATTCTAAAAGATAAAGCACTAAAATGCAAAGTAGTTTACGGACCTGTACGTTCAAGAAGACTTGGATTGGTGCTTGGGATAAACAATGTTAAGCCGGGCATTTGCTCATACAATTGTATTTATTGCCAAAGTGGAAAAACTTCTTGTTGTTCCATCTGCACAAATAATTGTCTTTCTCCATATGAACTTTTTGTTTCGGTAAAAAATAAAATTGAAGAGATTAAAAAAATGGGAAAGAATATTGATTACATTTTATTTGCTGGCAGTGGAGATCCTGCAATTGATACAAGTCTATCACAAGAAATTCAATTGCTCAGAGAATTCGATTACAAAATCGCGGTCTTTACAAATTCTGCTCTTTTATGGAATGAAAATATTCAGGAAAATTTAATGTATGCTGATTATGTGTCGCTTAAAATTGATACAGCTAATGAAGAAACTTGGTTAAAAATAAATCGTCCGCACGAAAGATTAAAATACGATCTGATCCTAAAAGGTATAGAACAGTTTTCTAAAAAGTTCCGAGGTACATTAACAACTGAGACGATGCTTATAAAAAACTTTAACGATAATGAAAATGAAATTAAACAACTTGGTAATTTTTTAAATACCCTCAAAAGAAACGCTTCTTATTTTATGACACCAATTTATCCACCGGCTGAAAAATATGCCGTCAGTCCTGATGAAGATACTTTGAAAAAGTTATCAGAGATTATAAAGACCAATGTCCCAAATTCAATGATGCTATGCTGCCCTGATAAAGAAGAATTTTTTACAACCGATGATTTTGAAAATGAACTTTTAGGTTTGCTCGAATTACATCCTGTTAACGAAGAAGCAGTTACAACTTTTGCAAAAGCAAATGATAAGATTGACATTCTTCAAGGATTATTAGCCAACAAATTGATTGAGAAATCAATCTTTGCAAATAAAAAATACTATAAACTTGCTGAAACAAAATAG
- a CDS encoding CGGC domain-containing protein produces the protein MSEKVKIGIIICDRYKSCAGGKCFRSIKERVGAFDIYKDKDVELVGYTSCGGCPGGNIEYAPEELKKNGAEVIHFATGMVVGYPPCPYIKEFKNFIETKYGLKVVVGTHPIPEKYYLTHTKLETWKDAEWDELLKPTLKEKEIRLAYD, from the coding sequence ATGAGCGAAAAAGTTAAAATAGGAATTATCATTTGCGACAGATACAAAAGTTGTGCTGGCGGAAAATGTTTTAGATCAATTAAAGAAAGAGTCGGTGCTTTTGATATTTATAAAGATAAAGATGTTGAACTTGTTGGTTATACAAGTTGCGGCGGATGCCCTGGCGGAAATATCGAATACGCGCCGGAAGAGTTAAAGAAAAATGGTGCCGAAGTAATTCACTTTGCAACTGGAATGGTGGTTGGTTATCCACCTTGTCCTTACATAAAAGAATTTAAGAATTTCATTGAAACAAAATATGGATTAAAAGTAGTAGTTGGTACGCATCCGATTCCGGAAAAATATTATCTCACTCACACAAAGTTGGAAACCTGGAAAGATGCAGAATGGGATGAGTTACTAAAACCAACATTAAAAGAAAAAGAAATCAGATTAGCTTATGATTAA